In the genome of Raphanus sativus cultivar WK10039 chromosome 4, ASM80110v3, whole genome shotgun sequence, one region contains:
- the LOC130511560 gene encoding uncharacterized protein LOC130511560, producing MTQDTQQEDTPMTQDTQQEDTHQETQPGEKEPEKDSQGDKGRDDDTDMVQPQPKKHRGPTKMKDIARDPSARIRVDFTELGEPCGEGSVKLSSYLGPLVREHVPVVIDDWRKIGEDRKTVLWKSVKLRFELDGEYEKAAVMKQMGCIWRASKSRLVNQIIKADNHAERLKLRPDNIPLSEWRKFVKEKTSKEFKV from the exons ATGACTCAGGACACACAGCAGGAAGACACACCGATGACTCAAGACACACAGCAAGAAGACACACATCAGGAAACCCAGCCTGGAGAAAAAGAACCCGAGAAAGATTCCCAAGGTGATAAGGGTCGTGATGATGATACTGATATGGTTCAGCCACAGCCTAAGAAACACAGAGGACCAACGAAGATGAAAGATATTGCTAGAGATCCTAGTGCACGCATAAGAGTTGATTTCACAGAGCTTGGAGAACCCTGTGGAGAAGGATCAGTTAAGCTGTCTTCTTACTTAGGTCCCTTGGTAAGGGAACATGTTCCTGTGGTCATAGATGATTGGAGAAAAATTGGTGAGGACCGGAAGACTGTTCTATGGAAATCTGTTAAG CTACGGTTTGAACTGGATGGAGAGTACGAGAAAGCGGCTGTTATGAAACAGATGGGATGCATATGGAGGGCCTCTAAATCACGCTTGGTTAATCAGATTATTAAAGCTGATAACCACGCAGAGCGTTTGAAGTTGCGGCCAGACAATATTCCGCTGTCAGAGTGGAGGAAGTTTGTGAAAGAGAAGACTAGTAAAGAGTTCAAGGTATGA
- the LOC108854202 gene encoding UDP-glycosyltransferase 74D1 has translation MGEEAIAKVLVFSFPIQGHINPLLQFSKRLISKNVAVTFLTTSSTHNNIIRRATAGGATALPLSFVPLDDGFEEGHPSTDSSPEYFAKLEENVSRSLSQLISSMEPKPNAVVYDSCTPWILDVCRKHPGVAAASFFTQCSTVNAIYIHFLRGEFKEFQDDVVLPAMPPLKGSDLPVFLYDNNICRPLFELISSQFVNVDDIDFFLVNSFDELEVEVLEWMKNQWPVKNIGPMIPSMYLDKRLAGDKDYGISLFNAQVNECLDWLDSKPSGSVIYVSFGSLAVLKEDQMIEVAAGLKQTGHNFLWVVRETETKKLPNNYIEEIGERGLIVNWSPQLQVLEHHSIGCFMTHCGWNSTLEALSLGVALIGMPAYSDQPTNAKFIEDVWKVGVRVKTDKDGFVTKEEIVRCVGEVMEETSEKGKEIRKNALRLMEFAKEALAEGGNSDKNIDEFVAKIAR, from the exons ATGGGAGAAGAAGCGATAGCAAAAGTGTTAGTCTTCTCATTTCCGATCCAAGGCCACATTAACCCTCTCCTCCAGTTCTCAAAACGTTTAATCTCCAAAAACGTTGCCGTCACATTCCTCACCACTTCATCCACACACAACAACATCATCCGCCGTGCCACCGCCGGAGGAGCCACCGCTCTTCCGCTCTCTTTCGTCCCCCTCGACGACGGTTTCGAGGAAGGCCACCCGTCAACAGACTCATCTCCCGAGTACTTTGCAAAGTTGGAAGAAAACGTCTCTCGAAGCCTCTCTCAACTTATCTCCTCCATGGAACCTAAACCAAACGCTGTAGTTTACGACTCTTGTACGCCGTGGATCCTCGATGTCTGCCGGAAACATCCGGGGGTCGCTGCGGCGTCGTTTTTCACTCAGTGCTCCACCGTGAACGCGATTTACATCCATTTCTTGCGTGGAGAGTTTAAGGAGTTTCAAGACGACGTCGTCTTGCCTGCGATGCCTCCGTTGAAAGGTAGCGACCTGCCGGTGTTTCTGTACGACAATAATATATGCCGACCGTTGTTTGAGCTCATTAGTAGCCAGTTTGTGAATGTTGACGACATTGACTTCTTCTTGGTTAACTCTTTCGACGAACTCGAAGTTGAG GTGCTTGAATGGATGAAGAACCAATGGCCTGTCAAGAATATAGGACCAATGATTCCATCAATGTACTTAGACAAACGATTAGCAGGGGACAAAGACTATGGAATCAGTCTCTTCAATGCTCAAGTCAACGAATGCCTTGATTGGCTTGACTCAAAACCGTCTGGTTCAGTGATCTATGTCTCATTTGGAAGCTTAGCGGTTCTAAAAGAGGATCAAATGATTGAAGTTGCCGCCGGTCTAAAACAAACTGGCCATAATTTCTTATGGGTGgttagagaaacagagacaaagaAGCTCCCAAACAATTACATAGAGGAAATTGGTGAGAGAGGGCTGATAGTGAATTGGAGTCCTCAGCTACAGGTTCTTGAGCATCACTCGATTGGTTGTTTCATGACCCATTGTGGATGGAATTCAACTCTAGAAGCATTGAGCTTAGGAGTGGCTCTGATTGGAATGCCGGCTTATAGTGATCAGCCGACTAATGCTAAGTTTATAGAAGATGTGTGGAAGGTTGGAGTTAGGGTTAAGACAGATAAAGATGGGTTTGTCACGAAGGAAGAGATTGTGAGATGTGTTGGTGAAGTTATGGAGGAGACGTCGGAGAAAGGGAAAGAGATTAGAAAGAATGCTCTAAGATTAATGGAATTTGCAAAAGAAGCTTTGGCTGAAGGAGGAAACTCCGATAAGAATATTGATGAGTTTGTTGCTAAAATTGCTAGGTAA
- the LOC108854203 gene encoding probable E3 ubiquitin-protein ligase ARI11 codes for MDYSDDDGMLDNESGEDNLYSDNMADSDSGLLAEEENDKDSTSQLGYVVLKEEDIHEHQRTHIEQVSTLLSINQVEAIALLLHYQWSVSKVEDEWFTDEDKVRKSVGLLKEPVVVAFDLNDKVNIECGICFDLYLQKEIATVSCGHPYCKTCWTGYITSKINDGPGCLTVQCPEPSCSAVVGQDMINSLITKEEDKEKFYRYFLRSYVESSRKKVKWCPSPGCEYAVDFGGESENYDVSCLCSYDFCWNCCEEAHRPVDCGTVAKWIFKNNDESENTTWILANTKPCPNCKRQIEKNQGCNHMSCSICKHQFCWACLGPWNNHTYCHNFKGDSESEVKRKRAKKAIDRYMHYYERWVSNQSSRVMAMADLKKLQSVQLKNMNAKYDIPETQLQFTLEAWLQIIECRRVLKWTYAYGYYLPEQESTKKRFFEYLQGEAEVGLERLHDCAELEFKQLVKETEDFSKNFENFRWKLIRLTKVTKTYFENLVKALANGLADVEDNDTKSAKGSKRQKLV; via the exons ATGGATTATTCGGATGATGATGGCATGCTTGATAATGAATCAGGTGAAGATAATTTATACAGTGACAACATGGCCGACAGTGATTCTGGATTATTAGCCGAGGAAGAAAATGACAAGGATTCCACATCTCAGCTAGGTTACGTAGTTCTCAAGGAAGAAGACATTCATGAGCATCAAAGGACCCATATCGAACAAGTTTCTACGCTTCTCTCTATAAACCAAGTCGAAGCGATCGCTCTGCTTCTTCACTATCAGTGGAGTGTTAGTAAAGTTGAAGATGAATGGTTCACGGATGAAGACAAGGTCCGCAAAAGCGTCGGTTTATTGAAGGAGCCTGTTGTTGTTGCTTTTGATCTAAACGACAAAGTGAATATTGAATGTGGGATTTGCTTTGATTTGTATCTTCAGAAGGAAATCGCAACGGTTTCTTGTGGTCATCCTTATTGCAAGACTTGCTGGACCGGTTACATCACTTCGAAAATCAACGATGGTCCTGGATGCTTAACGGTTCAATGTCCTGAGCCTTCTTGTTCTGCTGTGGTTGGTCAAGATATGATCAATAGTCTTATAACGAAGGAAGAAGATAAGGAAAAGTTCTACCGGTACTTTCTTAGGTCTTATGTAGAATCGAGCCGTAAAAAGGTCAAATGGTGCCCTTCACCGGGATGCGAATACGCTGTAGATTTTGGAGGTGAAAGTGAAAACTATGATGTCTCTTGTTTGTGTTCCTATGACTTTTGCTGGAACTGTTGTGAAGAAGCTCACCGCCCCGTGGATTGCGGTACGGTGGCGAAGTGGATATTCAAGAACAATGATGAATCCGAGAACACGACTTGGATACTTGCCAATACAAAGCCTTGTCCTAACTGCAAACGTCAGATCGAGAAGAACCAGGGATGCAACCATATGAGCTGCTCTATTTGCAAACATCAATTTTGTTGGGCTTGTCTTGGTCCATGGAATAATCACACGTATTGCCACAACTTTAAGGGTGATAGTGAGAGTGAAGTTAAGCGAAAAAGGGCGAAAAAGGCAATCGATAGATACATGCATTATTACGAAAGATGGGTAAGCAATCAATCTTCGAGGGTAATGGCTATGGCAGATTTGAAGAAATTACAATCGGTGCAGCTTAAAAACATGAATGCCAAATATGACATACCGGAAACTCAGCTCCAGTTCACCTTAGAGGCATGGCTTCAG ATCATCGAATGCAGAAGGGTCTTGAAATGGACATATGCATATGGATACTACCTTCCTGAGCAGGAGAGTACCAAGAAACGATTTTTCGAGTATTTACAAGGAGAAGCTGAAGTTGGTCTGGAGAGGCTACATGATTGTGCAGAGTTGGAGTTTAAACAGCTCGTCAAGGAAACTGAAGATTTCTCtaaaaatttcgaaaatttcAGGTGGAAGTTAATTCGTTTGACTAAAGTAACCAAAACCTATTTCGAAAATCTTGTGAAAGCTTTGGCGAATGGTCTTGCTGATGTGGAAGACAATGACACCAAATCAGCAAAAGGGTCTAAAAGACAAAAGTTGGTATAA
- the LOC108854205 gene encoding LOW QUALITY PROTEIN: probable E3 ubiquitin-protein ligase ARI9 (The sequence of the model RefSeq protein was modified relative to this genomic sequence to represent the inferred CDS: substituted 1 base at 1 genomic stop codon): MDYSDDDCMLDTESGREDNLYSEDGDHGFAEEEMDNDSASHLSYVVLKEEXFTDEERVRKAVGILKEPVVVDLNHREVANIICGICFESYLQKDIATVSCGHPYCMTCWTGYITAKITGGPACLAVKCPQPSCSAVVGQDMIDKFISNEEDKEKYYRYFFRSYVEASGKKIKWCPSPGCEYAVDFGSGSENYDVSCLCSYDFCWNCSEDAHRPVDCQTVSKWIFKNNEESENTNWILANTKPCPKCKRQIEKNLGCSHMTCVAPCNFEFCWICLRAYPCGGDCNKFKGGDEAENKREMAGAALDRYMHYYERWASNESSRLTAKRDLEKLQSVQLKQLSDKQKTPETQLQFIVDAWLQIIECRRVLKWTFAYGYYLPQHEHAKKQFFEYLQGEAQVGLERLHHCAEVEFKQFVSEIQDPSKDFDFFRRKLTGLTTVTKTYFENLVKALENGLADVEHNESTITTDSMTSTTR, encoded by the exons ATGGATTATTCGGATGATGATTGCATGCTCGATACTGAATCAGGTCGTGAAGATAATTTATACAGTGAGGACGGTGATCATGGATTCGCCGAGGAAGAAATGGACAACGATTCTGCATCTCACCTAAGTTACGTTGTGCTCAAGGAAGAATGATTTACAGATGAAGAGAGAGTCCGTAAAGCCGTCGGTATATTGAAGGAGCCTGTCGTTGTTGATCTTAATCACAGAGAAGTCGCGAATATTATATGTGGAATTTGCTTTGAGTCCTATCTTCAAAAGGACATTGCAACGGTGTCTTGTGGTCATCCTTATTGCATGACTTGTTGGACCGGCTACATCACTGCAAAAATCACAGGTGGTCCTGCTTGTTTGGCGGTTAAATGTCCTCAGCCTTCTTGTTCTGCCGTGGTTGGCCAAGATATGATCGATAAGTTCATATCTAATGAAGAGGATAAGGAGAAGTATTATAGATATTTCTTTAGGTCTTATGTTGAAGCCAGCGGAAAAAAGATCAAATGGTGTCCATCACCGGGATGCGAATACGCGGTTGATTTTGGAAGTGGAAGTGAAAACTACGATGTTTCTTGTTTGTGTTCTTACGACTTTTGTTGGAACTGTAGCGAAGATGCTCACCGTCCTGTGGATTGCCAGACGGTGTCGAAATGGATATTCAAGAACAATGAAGAATCCGAGAACACGAATTGGATACTTGCGAATACGAAGCCTTGTCCCAAATGCAAACGTCAGATCGAGAAGAACCTGGGATGCAGCCATATGACATGCGTAGCGCCTTGCAATTTTGAGTTTTGTTGGATCTGTCTTCGTGCATATCCCTGTGGTGGGGATTGCAACAAGTTTAAGGGTGGTGATGAGGCTGAAAACAAGAGAGAAATGGCGGGAGCTGCCTTGGATAGATACATGCACTATTATGAAAGATGGGCAAGCAATGAATCGTCAAGACTAACGGCTAAGAGAGATTTGGAGAAGTTGCAATCGGTGCAACTTAAGCAGCTTAGTGACAAACAGAAAACACCAGAAACTCAGCTTCAATTCATTGTAGATGCATGGCTTCAG ATCATCGAATGTAGGAGGGTATTGAAATGGACATTTGCATATGGATACTACCTTCCTCAACATGAACATGCCAAGAAACAATTTTTCGAGTATTTGCAAGGGGAAGCTCAAGTTGGTTTGGAGAGGCTTCATCATTGTGCAGAAGTGGAGTTTAAACAGTTTGTCAGCGAAATCCAAGATCCGTctaaagattttgattttttccgCAGGAAATTGACTGGTCTAACTACAGTAACCAAAACCTACTTCGAAAATCTGGTGAAAGCTTTGGAGAATGGTCTTGCTGATGTAGAGCACAATGAAAGCACAATAACAACAGACTCTATGACTTCCACCACAAGATAA
- the LOC108854207 gene encoding UDP-glycosyltransferase 74C1 isoform X1 has product MGEAAHGHLLFFPYPLQGHINPMMQLSKRLSKKGLTVSLLIASNTHREPYTSDDYSITVHTIHDGFLPHEHPLTKIKDPLRFNVSTTRSLTDFISREKLTSNPPKALIYDPFMPFALDVAKELGLYVVAYSTQPWLASLVYHHINEGTYHVPDDKHENPTLASFPAFPLLSQNDLPSFAREKGSYPLLFELVVSQFSNLRRADLILCNTFDQLEPKVVKWMSDQWPVKNIGPMVPSKFLDNRLPEDKDYNLGDFKTEPDESVLRWLASKPARSVVYVAFGTLAALSENQMKETAMAIRQTGYSFLWSVRDSERSKLPSGFVEEALEKDYGLVAKWVPQLEVLSHDSVGCFVTHCGWNSTLEALCLGVPLVGMPQWTDQPTNAKFIEDVWKIGVRVKADDEGFASKEEIARCIVEVMEGEKGKEMRKNVEKLKVLAREAISEGGTSDKNINEFVALLT; this is encoded by the exons ATGGGTGAAGCTGCACACGGCCACTTACTGTTTTTCCCATATCCATTACAAGGACACATTAATCCAATGATGCAACTCTCCAAACGCTTATCCAAAAAGGGACTCACCGTTTCACTCCTCATTGCCTCTAACACCCACCGTGAACCCTACACCTCCGACGACTACTCCATCACCGTCCACACCATCCACGACGGTTTCCTTCCGCACGAACACCCTCTCACCAAGATCAAAGATCCTCTACGTTTCAACGTCTCTACCACTCGTAGCCTCACCGATTTCATCTCTAG GGAGAAGTTAACGAGCAACCCTCCAAAAGCTCTGATCTATGATCCCTTCATGCCCTTTGCACTGGACGTAGCCAAGGAGTTGGGTCTATACGTAGTAGCTTATTCCACTCAGCCATGGCTGGCAAGTCTTGTTTACCACCACATCAACGAAGGAACCTATCATGTCCCCGATGATAAGCACGAGAACCCGACGCTTGCCTCGTTTCCGGCCTTCCCATTGTTAAGCCAAAATGATCTTCCTTCTTTCGCACGCGAGAAGGGGTCTTACCCTCTATTATTCGAACTTGTGGTTAGCCAGTTCTCTAACTTGCGGCGAGCTGATTTGATCCTTTGCAACACTTTTGATCAACTTGAACCTAAG GTAGTGAAATGGATGAGTGATCAATGGCCAGTGAAGAACATTGGACCGATGGTTCCCTCCAAGTTCTTGGATAACCGGTTGCCAGAAGACAAAGATTACAACCTTGGAGATTTCAAGACTGAGCCGGATGAGTCTGTCTTGAGGTGGCTAGCGAGTAAACCGGCGAGGTCGGTGGTATACGTGGCGTTTGGGACATTGGCGGCTTTGAGTGAGAATCAGATGAAGGAAACCGCAATGGCGATTAGACAAACCGGATACAGCTTCTTGTGGTCTGTTAGAGATTCGGAGAGAAGCAAGTTACCATCTGGTTTTGTGGAAGAGGCTTTGGAGAAAGACTATGGACTGGTGGCTAAGTGGGTTCCTCAGCTTGAGGTTTTATCACATGACTCTGTTGGATGTTTCGTGACGCACTGTGGATGGAACTCGACGTTGGAGGCGTTATGCTTAGGGGTTCCATTGGTTGGGATGCCTCAGTGGACGGATCAGCCGACGAACGCTAAGTTTATAGAAGATGTGTGGAAGATAGGGGTTAGAGTGAAGGCTGATGACGAAGGGTTTGCGAGTAAGGAAGAGATAGCGAGATGCATTGTTGAGGTTATGGAAGGAGAGAAAGGGAAAGAGATGAGGAAGAATGTTGAGAAGTTAAAGGTGTTGGCTCGTGAGGCTATCTCTGAAGGAGGTACTTCCGACAAGAACATTAATGAGTTTGTTGCTCTTTTGACTTGA
- the LOC108854207 gene encoding UDP-glycosyltransferase 74C1 isoform X2, with product MSGASGHVLVFPYPFQGHINPMIQLSKRLSKKGLTVTLIIASNNHREPYNTYEYSITVHTIHDGFLSHENPQTKFNEPQRFVNSTTRSLTDFISREKLTSNPPKALIYDPFMPFALDVAKELGLYVVAYSTQPWLASLVYHHINEGTYHVPDDKHENPTLASFPAFPLLSQNDLPSFAREKGSYPLLFELVVSQFSNLRRADLILCNTFDQLEPKVVKWMSDQWPVKNIGPMVPSKFLDNRLPEDKDYNLGDFKTEPDESVLRWLASKPARSVVYVAFGTLAALSENQMKETAMAIRQTGYSFLWSVRDSERSKLPSGFVEEALEKDYGLVAKWVPQLEVLSHDSVGCFVTHCGWNSTLEALCLGVPLVGMPQWTDQPTNAKFIEDVWKIGVRVKADDEGFASKEEIARCIVEVMEGEKGKEMRKNVEKLKVLAREAISEGGTSDKNINEFVALLT from the exons ATGAGTGGAGCAAGCGGTCATGTGCTGGTGTTTCCTTATCCCTTTCAAGGGCACATCAACCCAATGATCCAACTCTCTAAACGGTTATCCAAAAAGGGACTCACCGTAACACTCATCATCGCCTCCAACAACCACCGTGAACCTTACAATACCTACGAATATTCCATCACTGTCCACACAATCCACGACGGTTTCCTGTCACACGAAAACCCTCAAACCAAGTTCAACGAACCTCAACGTTTCGTTAACTCTACTACTCGCAGCCTCACGGATTTCATCTCTAG GGAGAAGTTAACGAGCAACCCTCCAAAAGCTCTGATCTATGATCCCTTCATGCCCTTTGCACTGGACGTAGCCAAGGAGTTGGGTCTATACGTAGTAGCTTATTCCACTCAGCCATGGCTGGCAAGTCTTGTTTACCACCACATCAACGAAGGAACCTATCATGTCCCCGATGATAAGCACGAGAACCCGACGCTTGCCTCGTTTCCGGCCTTCCCATTGTTAAGCCAAAATGATCTTCCTTCTTTCGCACGCGAGAAGGGGTCTTACCCTCTATTATTCGAACTTGTGGTTAGCCAGTTCTCTAACTTGCGGCGAGCTGATTTGATCCTTTGCAACACTTTTGATCAACTTGAACCTAAG GTAGTGAAATGGATGAGTGATCAATGGCCAGTGAAGAACATTGGACCGATGGTTCCCTCCAAGTTCTTGGATAACCGGTTGCCAGAAGACAAAGATTACAACCTTGGAGATTTCAAGACTGAGCCGGATGAGTCTGTCTTGAGGTGGCTAGCGAGTAAACCGGCGAGGTCGGTGGTATACGTGGCGTTTGGGACATTGGCGGCTTTGAGTGAGAATCAGATGAAGGAAACCGCAATGGCGATTAGACAAACCGGATACAGCTTCTTGTGGTCTGTTAGAGATTCGGAGAGAAGCAAGTTACCATCTGGTTTTGTGGAAGAGGCTTTGGAGAAAGACTATGGACTGGTGGCTAAGTGGGTTCCTCAGCTTGAGGTTTTATCACATGACTCTGTTGGATGTTTCGTGACGCACTGTGGATGGAACTCGACGTTGGAGGCGTTATGCTTAGGGGTTCCATTGGTTGGGATGCCTCAGTGGACGGATCAGCCGACGAACGCTAAGTTTATAGAAGATGTGTGGAAGATAGGGGTTAGAGTGAAGGCTGATGACGAAGGGTTTGCGAGTAAGGAAGAGATAGCGAGATGCATTGTTGAGGTTATGGAAGGAGAGAAAGGGAAAGAGATGAGGAAGAATGTTGAGAAGTTAAAGGTGTTGGCTCGTGAGGCTATCTCTGAAGGAGGTACTTCCGACAAGAACATTAATGAGTTTGTTGCTCTTTTGACTTGA
- the LOC108854206 gene encoding integrin-linked protein kinase 1 isoform X1, whose translation MEHLKRGISRQFSSHASFRRTLSRQFTRQSSHDPRNNNMRFSFGRQSSLDPNLRRSSPEGGSSDRPPQLAVPDNLDATMQLLFVACGGDVEGVRDLLDEGVDVNSIDLDGRTALHIAACEGHVEVVKLLLTRKANIDARDRWGSTAAADAKFYGNMDVYNILKARGAKVPKTKRTPMVVANPREVPEYELNPQELQVRKADGISKGIYQVAKWNGTKVSVKILDKDLYKDNETIEAFKHELTLLEKVRHPNVVQFVGAVTQNVPMMIVSEYHPKGDLGSYLQKKGRLSPSKVLRFALDIARGMNYLHECKPELVIHCDLKPKNIMLDNGKHLKVAGFGSISFTKLSPDKSRLLNHGAHIDLSNYCVAPEIYKNEIFDRSVDSYSFGVLLYEMIEGQPFHPKPPEEAVKLMCLEGRRPSFKAKSKNCPQEMRELIEECWDAEAVVRPTFSEIIVRLDRIFLHCSKQGWWKEKFKFPWK comes from the exons ATGGAACACCTAAAACGCGGAATCTCGAGGCAATTCTCATCTCATGCATCGTTTCGCCGCACGCTCAGCCGCCAGTTCACGCGCCAATCATCTCACGATCCTCGCAACAACAACATGCGGTTCAGCTTCGGAAGGCAATCCTCCCTCGATCCGAATCTCCGTAGGAGTAGTCCTGAAGGAGGCTCCTCCGACCGCCCTCCTCAGCTCGCCGTCCCTGATAACCTCGACGCCACTATGCAGCTCCTCTTCGTCGCCTGTGGGGGAGACGTCGAAGGTGTTCGGGATCTGCTTGATGAAGGGGTCGACGTTAATAGCATCGATCTCGATGGTCGTACCGCTCTGCACATCGCTGCTTGTGAAGGCCACGTGGAGGTTGTGAAGCTTTTGCTGACGAGGAAGGCTAACATTGATGCTCGTGATCGTTGGGGAAGCACG GCAGCTGCTGATGCTAAGTTCTATGGGAACATGGACGTTTACAACATTTTGAAAGCTCGTGGAGCCAAAGTTCCG aaAACCAAAAGGACACCGATGGTTGTGGCGAATCCTCGTGAAGTTCCTGAATATGAGTTGAATCCACAAGAACTTCAGGTTCGGAAAGCTGATGGTATCTCAAAG GGAATCTATCAAGTGGCTAAGTGGAATGGGACTAAGGTATCTGTAAAGATACTTGATAAGGATCTCTACAAGGATAATGAAACCAT AGAGGCCTTCAAACACGAACTTACTTTATTAGAAAAGGTTCGTCATCCTAATGTTGTGCAATTTGTTGGAGCTGTTACTCAAAATGTCCCCATGATGATTGTGTCTGAGTATCATCCTAAA GGTGACCTTGGGAGCTATCTCCAAAAGAAAGGACGCCTTTCTCCATCCAAAGTTCTAAGATTTGCCCTCGATATAGCCAG GGGAATGAATTATCTCCACGAGTGTAAGCCAGAACTAGTAATCCATTGTGATCTAAAACCCAA AAATATTATGCTGGATAATGGAAAACATTTGAAGGTGGCAGGATTTGGATCGATAAGTTTTACAAAGCTATCGCCTGATAAATCAAGACTCCTTAATCACGGGGCACATATAGATCTTTCAA ACTACTGTGTGGCGCCTGAgatttacaaaaatgaaatatttgaCAGAAGTGTGGATTCATACTCTTTTGGTGTCCTATTATATGAG ATGATTGAAGGGCAACCTTTCCATCCTAAGCCCCCAGAGGAGGCAGTGAAGCTAATGTGTTTGGAAGGAAGAAGACCTTCCTTTAAGGCCAAGTCCAAAAATTGTCCCCAAGAGATGAGAGA ATTGATTGAAGAGTGCTGGGATGCCGAAGCTGTTGTTAGACCGACATTTTCTGAGATCATAGTTCGATTGGATAGGATCTTCCTACACTGCTCAAAACAAGGGTGGTGGAAAGAGAAATTCAAGTTTCCTTG GAAATAA
- the LOC108854206 gene encoding integrin-linked protein kinase 1 isoform X2 codes for MEHLKRGISRQFSSHASFRRTLSRQFTRQSSHDPRNNNMRFSFGRQSSLDPNLRRSSPEGGSSDRPPQLAVPDNLDATMQLLFVACGGDVEGVRDLLDEGVDVNSIDLDGRTALHIAACEGHVEVVKLLLTRKANIDARDRWGSTAAADAKFYGNMDVYNILKARGAKVPKTKRTPMVVANPREVPEYELNPQELQVRKADGISKGIYQVAKWNGTKVSVKILDKDLYKDNETIEAFKHELTLLEKVRHPNVVQFVGAVTQNVPMMIVSEYHPKGDLGSYLQKKGRLSPSKVLRFALDIARGMNYLHECKPELVIHCDLKPKNIMLDNGKHLKVAGFGSISFTKLSPDKSRLLNHGAHIDLSNYCVAPEIYKNEIFDRSVDSYSFGVLLYEMIEGQPFHPKPPEEAVKLMCLEGRRPSFKAKSKNCPQEMRELIEECWDAEAVVRPTFSEIIVRLDRIFLHCSKQGWWKEKFKFPW; via the exons ATGGAACACCTAAAACGCGGAATCTCGAGGCAATTCTCATCTCATGCATCGTTTCGCCGCACGCTCAGCCGCCAGTTCACGCGCCAATCATCTCACGATCCTCGCAACAACAACATGCGGTTCAGCTTCGGAAGGCAATCCTCCCTCGATCCGAATCTCCGTAGGAGTAGTCCTGAAGGAGGCTCCTCCGACCGCCCTCCTCAGCTCGCCGTCCCTGATAACCTCGACGCCACTATGCAGCTCCTCTTCGTCGCCTGTGGGGGAGACGTCGAAGGTGTTCGGGATCTGCTTGATGAAGGGGTCGACGTTAATAGCATCGATCTCGATGGTCGTACCGCTCTGCACATCGCTGCTTGTGAAGGCCACGTGGAGGTTGTGAAGCTTTTGCTGACGAGGAAGGCTAACATTGATGCTCGTGATCGTTGGGGAAGCACG GCAGCTGCTGATGCTAAGTTCTATGGGAACATGGACGTTTACAACATTTTGAAAGCTCGTGGAGCCAAAGTTCCG aaAACCAAAAGGACACCGATGGTTGTGGCGAATCCTCGTGAAGTTCCTGAATATGAGTTGAATCCACAAGAACTTCAGGTTCGGAAAGCTGATGGTATCTCAAAG GGAATCTATCAAGTGGCTAAGTGGAATGGGACTAAGGTATCTGTAAAGATACTTGATAAGGATCTCTACAAGGATAATGAAACCAT AGAGGCCTTCAAACACGAACTTACTTTATTAGAAAAGGTTCGTCATCCTAATGTTGTGCAATTTGTTGGAGCTGTTACTCAAAATGTCCCCATGATGATTGTGTCTGAGTATCATCCTAAA GGTGACCTTGGGAGCTATCTCCAAAAGAAAGGACGCCTTTCTCCATCCAAAGTTCTAAGATTTGCCCTCGATATAGCCAG GGGAATGAATTATCTCCACGAGTGTAAGCCAGAACTAGTAATCCATTGTGATCTAAAACCCAA AAATATTATGCTGGATAATGGAAAACATTTGAAGGTGGCAGGATTTGGATCGATAAGTTTTACAAAGCTATCGCCTGATAAATCAAGACTCCTTAATCACGGGGCACATATAGATCTTTCAA ACTACTGTGTGGCGCCTGAgatttacaaaaatgaaatatttgaCAGAAGTGTGGATTCATACTCTTTTGGTGTCCTATTATATGAG ATGATTGAAGGGCAACCTTTCCATCCTAAGCCCCCAGAGGAGGCAGTGAAGCTAATGTGTTTGGAAGGAAGAAGACCTTCCTTTAAGGCCAAGTCCAAAAATTGTCCCCAAGAGATGAGAGA ATTGATTGAAGAGTGCTGGGATGCCGAAGCTGTTGTTAGACCGACATTTTCTGAGATCATAGTTCGATTGGATAGGATCTTCCTACACTGCTCAAAACAAGGGTGGTGGAAAGAGAAATTCAAGTTTCCTTGGTAA